A genome region from Clostridium pasteurianum includes the following:
- a CDS encoding tRNA threonylcarbamoyladenosine dehydratase: MRQHFLSRTELLIGKEKLEKLKNSKVVIFGVGGVGSYSVEALARSGIGKIILIDDDTVCLTNINRQIEATFKTISKPKVDVMKERILDINPKCDVQTHRTFVTEDNLKDLIPSDIDYVIDAIDTVSTKIALAVWCEKSGINLISCMGTGNKLDPTKFEITDIYKTSICPLAKVMRHELRKRGVKSLKVLYSKEIPMKPKADEVITCKEGCVCANGSRKCTKKRQIPASISFVPPVAGMIIGGEVIKSLMNDEK; encoded by the coding sequence ATGCGTCAACATTTTCTCTCGAGAACTGAACTATTAATTGGAAAAGAAAAATTAGAAAAATTAAAAAATAGTAAAGTAGTTATATTCGGTGTAGGTGGGGTTGGAAGTTATTCTGTAGAAGCACTTGCGAGATCCGGCATAGGTAAAATCATTCTAATAGATGATGACACTGTATGCCTCACAAATATAAATAGGCAAATTGAAGCAACCTTTAAAACCATATCTAAACCCAAAGTAGATGTAATGAAAGAAAGAATACTTGATATAAATCCTAAATGTGATGTTCAAACTCACAGAACTTTTGTAACAGAAGATAACCTTAAAGATTTAATACCTTCTGATATAGACTACGTTATTGATGCTATTGATACAGTATCAACTAAAATAGCCCTCGCGGTATGGTGCGAAAAAAGCGGTATAAACCTGATAAGCTGTATGGGTACCGGAAACAAGTTGGATCCAACTAAATTTGAAATTACAGATATATATAAGACATCGATTTGCCCTCTTGCAAAAGTTATGAGACATGAACTTAGAAAAAGAGGTGTTAAATCTCTTAAAGTTCTATATTCAAAAGAAATTCCTATGAAACCAAAAGCAGATGAAGTTATAACTTGCAAGGAAGGCTGTGTATGTGCTAATGGTTCTAGAAAATGCACTAAAAAAAGGCAGATACCTGCAAGTATATCCTTTGTTCCTCCCGTTGCCGGAATGATTATTGGAGGAGAAGTTATTAAATCTCTAATGAACGATGAGAAGTAA
- a CDS encoding family 1 glycosylhydrolase: MRKNFLWGGATAANQLEGAFNVDGKGVSVSDVLTAGSKDIRIELNIG; the protein is encoded by the coding sequence ATGAGGAAAAATTTTTTATGGGGTGGCGCAACTGCAGCAAATCAATTAGAGGGTGCTTTTAATGTTGATGGTAAAGGCGTTAGTGTTTCTGACGTCTTAACTGCTGGTTCAAAAGATATAAGAATAGAGTTAAATATTGGATGA
- a CDS encoding YczE/YyaS/YitT family protein, with the protein MKKYIWYFGGMVISSLGNTLMVKMMLGQSTFNAMTYNLSLLTGLRIGYISIIGNTCLMIIQIIILNKSFKKLQLLQMIPGIICGVVLNFFMYDFFLTANLVVDNYFIELIIFAAGLIINAFGISLVTSARIVAAPCESLCLVLSKKTSKSFKFYRIGSDIVFVAIAVIAMFLLGKNTNTIREGTIINLVCMGILIGYFNDFCENYLYK; encoded by the coding sequence ATGAAAAAGTATATATGGTATTTTGGTGGAATGGTCATTTCAAGTTTAGGTAACACCTTGATGGTAAAGATGATGTTAGGACAATCAACATTTAATGCAATGACATATAATTTATCTTTGTTAACAGGTTTAAGAATAGGATATATTAGCATTATTGGGAATACTTGTTTAATGATTATACAAATTATCATACTAAATAAATCATTTAAAAAATTGCAGTTATTACAAATGATTCCGGGAATTATTTGTGGTGTTGTATTAAATTTCTTTATGTATGATTTTTTTTTAACAGCTAATTTAGTTGTTGATAATTATTTTATAGAGTTAATTATTTTTGCGGCTGGATTAATAATTAATGCATTTGGTATTTCTTTAGTAACAAGTGCTCGTATTGTTGCAGCACCGTGTGAATCATTATGCTTGGTATTATCCAAAAAAACTAGTAAAAGTTTTAAATTTTATAGAATAGGATCTGATATTGTATTTGTAGCTATTGCAGTTATTGCAATGTTTCTACTAGGCAAAAATACAAACACAATTCGTGAAGGAACCATTATTAATCTTGTATGCATGGGTATACTAATTGGATACTTCAACGATTTTTGTGAAAATTATTTATATAAATAA
- a CDS encoding secondary thiamine-phosphate synthase enzyme YjbQ has translation MKNLFEFSVKTHKDEEFIDITSLAQEAVDESGIFNGVAIVFCPHTTAGITINENADPDVVRDILVNLDKAFPKKGDYKHIEGNSHAHIKSSLMGTSKEIIIENGRLKLGTWQGIYFTEFDGPRNRKLFVKII, from the coding sequence GTGAAAAATTTGTTTGAATTTTCAGTAAAAACGCATAAGGATGAAGAGTTTATAGATATAACAAGTTTAGCTCAAGAGGCTGTGGATGAAAGTGGGATTTTTAATGGTGTGGCTATTGTGTTTTGTCCACATACTACCGCTGGAATTACTATAAACGAAAATGCAGATCCAGATGTTGTACGTGATATTTTAGTTAATTTAGATAAAGCTTTTCCAAAAAAAGGTGACTATAAACATATTGAAGGCAATTCACATGCACATATTAAATCTTCACTTATGGGAACTAGTAAAGAAATTATTATTGAAAATGGAAGGTTGAAACTTGGAACCTGGCAGGGGATATACTTTACCGAGTTTGACGGACCGAGAAATAGAAAATTATTTGTTAAAATAATATAG
- a CDS encoding MurR/RpiR family transcriptional regulator, producing MLINEQMEQIEKFSSNEQIIIEYIQKMGVEINSLSARKIANETLTSASTVVRLCKKFGCKGFEDFKKTYIHELRYLTSIQENINKNIPFTEKDNKYKIANNLSLLYQEIAKDTLECLSIENLSKATQMILKADNIYIFSSGSSINLAKIFQERMLRITKTVVLYESLDMQYIRSVSSQKKDCYILLSYSGEVTRIVRVAQTLKRQGVPTIAITSLGNNRLSKIADCVLNVSTREKIIYNICNYSSLISTGLILDILYSCCFNENYQKNLEYKIELEKRYELQRQKYSQKNIL from the coding sequence ATGTTAATAAATGAACAGATGGAACAAATAGAAAAGTTTTCTTCAAATGAACAAATTATTATAGAATACATTCAGAAAATGGGAGTAGAAATTAATTCGCTTTCAGCAAGAAAAATCGCAAATGAAACACTTACTTCCGCTTCTACCGTTGTTAGATTGTGTAAAAAATTTGGATGTAAAGGTTTTGAAGATTTCAAGAAAACATATATTCATGAATTAAGGTATCTAACTTCTATTCAAGAAAATATAAATAAAAATATACCCTTTACCGAAAAAGATAATAAATATAAAATTGCAAATAATTTAAGCCTTCTTTACCAAGAAATAGCAAAAGATACATTGGAGTGTTTAAGTATAGAAAACTTAAGCAAGGCAACTCAAATGATTTTAAAAGCAGATAATATATATATTTTTTCGTCAGGATCTTCTATTAATTTAGCAAAAATTTTTCAAGAGCGAATGCTTAGAATTACTAAAACCGTTGTACTATATGAAAGTTTAGATATGCAATATATTCGCAGTGTAAGTTCACAAAAAAAAGATTGTTATATTTTATTATCTTATAGCGGCGAAGTTACAAGAATTGTACGAGTGGCACAAACATTAAAGCGGCAAGGTGTACCTACAATTGCAATTACATCTTTAGGAAATAATAGGCTAAGTAAGATTGCTGATTGTGTTTTAAATGTTAGTACAAGAGAAAAAATTATCTATAATATTTGTAACTATTCTTCTTTGATAAGCACAGGACTCATTTTAGATATTTTATATTCATGCTGTTTTAATGAAAATTATCAAAAAAATTTAGAATATAAGATAGAATTAGAGAAAAGATATGAATTGCAGAGACAAAAGTATAGTCAAAAAAATATATTATGA
- a CDS encoding glycoside hydrolase family 1 protein, with amino-acid sequence MTFNEIMALSGPSPCLCGGIEYDKDENKGQTMITSSHHMCLASALAVIEGKKINPTFQIGCMLSYALCYGATCNPKDIFEAKQKMEPIFFYGDIQTKGYYTNSCHAFIKKHNATIPMKKDDEEILMKGKVDYLAFSYYFSGVESISKIKRVPGNVFKRGINPFLKATKWGWQIDPVGLRITLNDLYDRYQIPLFVAENGIGEIDNVEEDGVDVIGYTPWSAIDIISASTGEMRKRYGFIYVDKNDAGEGTLERKKKKSFYWYKKVIESNGQNL; translated from the coding sequence ATGACATTTAATGAAATTATGGCATTATCAGGACCTTCACCATGTCTTTGTGGTGGTATTGAATATGATAAGGACGAGAATAAAGGACAAACTATGATTACCTCTAGTCATCATATGTGTTTAGCAAGTGCATTAGCAGTTATTGAAGGTAAAAAAATCAATCCTACTTTTCAAATAGGATGTATGCTATCATATGCATTATGTTATGGAGCAACCTGTAACCCAAAAGATATTTTTGAAGCAAAGCAAAAAATGGAACCAATTTTTTTCTATGGAGATATTCAAACTAAAGGTTATTATACAAATTCATGTCATGCATTTATAAAAAAGCATAATGCAACAATTCCTATGAAAAAAGATGATGAAGAAATTTTAATGAAAGGTAAAGTTGATTATTTGGCATTTTCCTATTATTTCTCAGGCGTTGAAAGCATAAGTAAAATTAAACGAGTACCTGGTAATGTATTCAAGAGAGGTATTAATCCATTTCTAAAGGCTACAAAATGGGGATGGCAAATAGATCCAGTTGGCTTAAGAATTACTTTAAATGATTTATATGACCGTTATCAAATTCCTTTATTTGTTGCTGAAAATGGTATAGGTGAAATTGATAATGTTGAAGAAGATGGTGTAGATGTTATTGGATACACTCCATGGAGTGCTATTGATATTATTTCCGCAAGTACTGGTGAGATGAGAAAACGTTATGGATTTATTTATGTTGATAAAAATGATGCTGGAGAAGGTACGTTGGAACGCAAAAAAAAGAAGTCCTTTTATTGGTATAAGAAAGTTATCGAAAGTAACGGTCAAAATTTATAA
- a CDS encoding alanyl-tRNA editing protein, with translation MTNKLFYDDPYICESEGKIVDIKEKDNKYEVVLDKTSFYPEGGGQPCDLGTINGIPVEYVYEKDDTIYHVMSVKPEGDTAKCKVDFNRRLDNIQQHTGEHLLSAAFFKLYGGVNCGFHMGDDYITVDIDMENVTPLMVKKIEDEANSYVYANVPTKTYFMSKSEAEKLPLRKAIKAEGRIRIVQLGDVDYSACCGTHVNRTGEVGIIKVLKTEKYKGMTRVYFKCGKRAFDQCAKEHEIVLELQKSLSIDEDNILNKVESNKDEITSLKKKVSDYKKTEAKGEAKKLTQNASNGVISAHYDDGDFSFIEAIYDDIKDEKFVAILTSGIDNRILFAQNGSDSIECGKIFKQNIKEYNGRGGGNAKRAQAAFKNKDDLSKFAEFLRNEAK, from the coding sequence ATGACAAATAAATTATTTTATGATGATCCGTATATATGCGAGTCAGAAGGAAAAATAGTTGATATAAAGGAAAAAGATAATAAATATGAGGTAGTTTTGGATAAAACTTCTTTCTATCCAGAAGGAGGAGGACAGCCTTGTGATTTAGGCACTATAAATGGTATACCTGTTGAATATGTATATGAAAAAGATGATACTATTTATCATGTTATGAGTGTGAAACCTGAAGGAGATACTGCAAAGTGTAAGGTGGATTTTAATAGGAGACTGGATAACATACAGCAGCACACAGGTGAGCATTTGCTGTCGGCTGCTTTCTTTAAATTATATGGAGGCGTAAACTGTGGCTTTCATATGGGGGATGACTACATAACTGTCGACATAGATATGGAGAATGTAACACCTCTTATGGTTAAAAAAATTGAAGATGAGGCAAATTCATATGTATATGCGAATGTACCAACAAAGACTTATTTTATGAGTAAATCTGAAGCAGAAAAATTGCCACTTAGAAAGGCAATAAAGGCAGAAGGAAGAATTAGAATAGTTCAGCTTGGTGATGTGGATTACAGTGCTTGCTGTGGAACTCATGTTAATAGGACTGGTGAAGTTGGCATTATAAAAGTACTTAAAACTGAAAAATATAAAGGTATGACACGAGTATACTTTAAGTGCGGAAAGAGAGCTTTTGATCAATGTGCTAAAGAACATGAGATTGTATTAGAACTTCAAAAAAGTCTTTCAATAGATGAAGATAACATTTTAAATAAGGTTGAATCTAACAAAGATGAAATTACATCTTTAAAGAAAAAAGTATCTGATTATAAGAAGACAGAAGCTAAAGGAGAGGCTAAAAAGCTTACCCAAAATGCAAGTAATGGTGTTATATCAGCACATTATGATGATGGCGATTTTAGCTTTATTGAGGCAATATATGATGATATTAAAGATGAGAAGTTTGTTGCTATTTTAACTTCTGGTATAGATAATAGAATTTTATTTGCTCAGAATGGCAGTGATTCTATTGAATGTGGAAAGATATTTAAGCAGAATATAAAAGAATATAATGGACGTGGCGGCGGAAATGCCAAGAGAGCTCAGGCAGCATTTAAGAATAAAGATGATTTAAGTAAATTTGCTGAGTTTTTAAGAAATGAAGCAAAGTAA
- a CDS encoding NAD(P)/FAD-dependent oxidoreductase has protein sequence MEKHDLVVIGGGVSGLAAAISAKKSGIEDIVLIELEDELGGILNQCIHNGFGKEIFKEELTGTEYVQKFIDEFLELNITYKLNTMVTSISNDKVVNAVNEKDGIIEIKAKSIIWAAGALDKMKKNIRFLSNGLSGIYSAVMVQKLINVDGYMPGKSMIILGANKIGVLLAKRIFLEGGKVKAVIDNELDLEKRDETIESLAEVNIPFLYDYKVVRLKGKDRLEGVYILARGEEKFISCDTLILASKLLPNDKLIKKANIKKADSVGNIHKVSTNVPGIFIVGNSSYIHEFNSQDIVLESYEIGEISAEYVNMNEE, from the coding sequence ATGGAAAAACATGATTTAGTTGTTATAGGCGGAGGAGTGTCAGGACTTGCAGCAGCTATTTCTGCAAAAAAATCTGGAATAGAGGATATAGTTTTAATTGAGCTTGAAGATGAACTTGGAGGAATTTTAAATCAATGCATTCATAATGGTTTTGGTAAAGAAATTTTTAAAGAAGAACTTACAGGTACAGAATATGTACAAAAGTTTATAGATGAATTCTTAGAATTAAATATAACATATAAATTAAATACTATGGTAACTAGCATAAGTAATGATAAAGTAGTAAATGCTGTAAATGAAAAAGACGGTATAATTGAAATAAAGGCTAAAAGTATAATTTGGGCTGCAGGAGCCTTAGATAAAATGAAAAAGAATATAAGATTTTTATCAAATGGTTTGAGCGGTATTTATTCGGCAGTTATGGTGCAGAAACTCATAAATGTAGATGGTTATATGCCCGGTAAGAGTATGATAATATTAGGTGCAAATAAAATTGGAGTTTTACTTGCTAAAAGGATATTTTTGGAGGGAGGAAAAGTAAAAGCTGTAATAGATAATGAACTTGACCTTGAAAAGCGAGATGAAACTATAGAATCATTGGCTGAAGTTAATATACCTTTTTTATATGATTATAAAGTTGTACGATTAAAGGGAAAAGATAGGCTAGAAGGAGTATACATTTTAGCTAGGGGAGAAGAAAAATTTATTTCTTGTGATACACTTATTCTTGCTTCAAAGTTATTACCCAATGATAAACTTATTAAGAAAGCTAATATTAAAAAAGCGGATTCTGTTGGTAACATTCATAAAGTTAGCACTAATGTCCCTGGAATTTTTATAGTTGGTAATTCATCGTACATACATGAATTTAATTCTCAGGATATAGTTTTAGAGAGCTATGAAATAGGAGAGATTTCTGCAGAATATGTTAATATGAATGAGGAATAG
- a CDS encoding ATP-dependent Clp protease ATP-binding subunit, giving the protein MVTCSVCKKNVAVIFTNKEVNGKQELVGLCLPCAKKLGISPLTQMIDPKDMKEEDFQNLNNQMNEMLNGVDLNKISDENGAGGLLNFLNNSLNDSQQYQDKTSENISTQTSNSNKKIKKKKYLDSYGINLTLKAKNGEIDTIVGREREIDRLIQILNRRTKNNPILIGEAGVGKTAIAEGFALRIAQKNVPARFLNTEVYMLELNSIVAGTQFRGQFEARMKGIIDEVYHYKNIILIIDEIHNIMGAGNAESGSLSAANILKPALAKGELQIIGATTIDEYRKYIEKDSALERRFQPIMVEEPTMEETVEIIKGIKPYYENYHKIIIPNDIIESAVKLSGRYISDRFFPDKAIDVIDEAGSRANLKNKGLVELEALKKELTDVQDKISTCAEANDFEKAAEYKVDECKIQTKIDTFNKDCNNVVLTLDDVASVVESWTKIPVQRITEMEAEKLLNLEERLHKRIIGQNEAVSSIARTIRRNRSGFKKLKKPSSFIFVGPTGVGKTELVKTLASELFQNEKALIRIDMSEYMEKHTVSKLIGAPPGYVGYDNGGQLTEKVRRNPYSVILLDEIEKAHPDVFNILLQILEDGRLTDSQGRTVNFENTIIIMTSNAGTNLKSSGIGFTRDNYSSLSGKIKDVLRETFRPEFLNRIDETIIFTELNKEELLKITDLMLKEIINEGKEKNINIEITDDVKNFILEKGYNKKYGARPLRRTIQKYIEDELAEFYIKGIYKKGSNVKISVKDNKIEFN; this is encoded by the coding sequence ATGGTTACTTGTTCTGTATGTAAAAAAAATGTAGCAGTTATTTTCACAAACAAAGAAGTAAATGGTAAGCAGGAATTAGTAGGTTTATGCCTGCCTTGTGCAAAAAAATTAGGAATCTCTCCCTTAACTCAAATGATTGATCCTAAAGATATGAAGGAAGAGGATTTTCAAAACTTAAATAATCAAATGAATGAAATGCTTAATGGCGTTGATTTAAATAAAATATCAGATGAAAATGGTGCTGGAGGTTTATTAAATTTTCTGAATAATAGCCTTAATGATTCACAGCAGTATCAAGATAAAACTTCTGAAAATATCAGCACACAAACGAGTAATAGCAATAAAAAAATCAAAAAGAAAAAATATCTAGATTCGTATGGAATAAATTTAACTTTAAAGGCTAAAAATGGTGAAATTGATACCATAGTAGGTAGAGAAAGAGAAATTGACAGATTAATTCAAATTTTAAACCGAAGGACAAAAAATAATCCTATATTAATAGGAGAAGCTGGTGTTGGTAAAACAGCTATAGCTGAAGGTTTTGCTTTAAGAATAGCACAAAAAAACGTACCTGCAAGATTTCTGAATACCGAAGTATATATGCTTGAACTGAATTCCATAGTAGCAGGTACTCAATTTAGAGGACAATTTGAAGCTCGAATGAAAGGCATTATTGATGAAGTATATCATTATAAAAATATAATTTTAATCATCGATGAAATTCATAATATAATGGGAGCTGGAAATGCAGAAAGTGGTTCATTAAGTGCAGCAAACATTTTAAAACCAGCTCTTGCTAAAGGTGAGCTTCAAATTATAGGTGCAACAACTATAGACGAATATAGAAAATATATCGAAAAAGACTCCGCCCTTGAGAGACGTTTTCAACCAATCATGGTAGAGGAACCTACTATGGAGGAAACAGTTGAAATCATAAAAGGAATTAAACCTTATTATGAAAATTATCATAAAATAATTATTCCAAATGATATAATCGAGAGTGCTGTAAAATTATCAGGTAGATATATATCTGATAGATTTTTCCCTGATAAAGCAATTGACGTAATAGATGAAGCTGGTTCCAGAGCAAACTTAAAGAACAAAGGTCTTGTAGAATTAGAAGCACTGAAAAAAGAACTTACAGATGTGCAAGATAAAATAAGCACATGTGCAGAAGCAAATGATTTTGAAAAAGCTGCTGAATATAAAGTTGACGAATGTAAAATACAAACTAAAATAGATACTTTTAATAAAGATTGTAATAACGTTGTACTAACTTTAGATGATGTAGCTTCTGTTGTAGAATCATGGACCAAGATTCCTGTACAAAGGATAACAGAAATGGAAGCAGAAAAGCTACTTAATCTTGAAGAAAGACTTCATAAGAGAATTATAGGTCAAAATGAAGCTGTATCGAGTATAGCTAGAACCATCAGACGAAATAGATCTGGTTTTAAAAAATTAAAGAAACCTTCTTCATTTATATTTGTTGGTCCTACTGGTGTTGGTAAAACTGAACTCGTTAAAACATTAGCTTCAGAATTATTTCAAAATGAAAAGGCACTCATAAGAATAGATATGTCTGAATACATGGAAAAGCATACAGTATCTAAATTAATAGGAGCTCCTCCAGGATATGTAGGTTACGATAATGGTGGTCAATTAACTGAAAAGGTCAGAAGAAATCCTTACTCAGTTATATTGCTTGATGAAATTGAAAAAGCACATCCTGATGTCTTCAATATATTACTTCAAATACTTGAAGATGGCAGGCTTACAGATAGTCAGGGAAGAACTGTTAATTTTGAAAATACCATAATAATTATGACCTCAAATGCTGGAACTAATTTAAAATCCAGCGGAATAGGTTTTACACGTGACAACTATTCCTCACTTTCTGGTAAAATTAAAGATGTACTTCGTGAAACTTTTAGACCAGAATTTCTTAATAGAATAGACGAAACTATCATATTCACGGAATTGAATAAAGAAGAATTATTAAAGATAACAGATCTAATGCTTAAAGAAATAATAAATGAAGGTAAAGAGAAAAATATCAACATAGAAATAACTGATGATGTCAAAAACTTCATATTGGAAAAGGGCTATAATAAAAAATATGGTGCCCGTCCATTAAGACGTACAATACAAAAATATATAGAAGATGAACTTGCTGAATTCTATATAAAGGGAATATACAAAAAAGGAAGTAACGTTAAAATATCTGTTAAAGATAACAAAATAGAATTTAACTAA
- a CDS encoding MASE3 domain-containing sensor histidine kinase: protein MFKNLKNEITDVNFIVSMAMIICLFVIMFVFIGKVDFRVMYFFVEIILDIMILFIFVSSVSIYKYTENTLILTVGIVYLFIGVFNFCSCFYAAYNQNSIDYLYKISASALYFESLSILFLSAVIDKKVKVKYFSISCFAITGAVIAYLYTQKYNLLNFYIDHLNGSRFFYINELILISICIISIWLFIHKKGKIKNRIVYYFIISLLFKIISILVLNFGIVNNLVWVTSMIFKTLSIYVIQNLVVSMSIINPYEKLFYKIKVTNKELNDKNIELEKLNVQLSNENNIRKSVSNVLLESSQRYMQILQMLPDAIFIHDNGKCTFVNNMGIKLLKIKNIDDIIGKDIVDFIHKDYRESAKERIDMVNRTGEDCQFKEEKIISTCGDETYVEAATMMFSKSSKLSISIVRDITEKKKNEESKRIVEHALYYDKIRKEFFANLSHELRTPLNIICSAMQLIKVSLENNDSEKVMNYFNMMNQNSYRLTKIINNLIDITKIDAGYFSVEFHNENIVSVVEDITMSVIEFVKSKGVDIIFDTDIEEKITAVDKDSMERIMLNLLSNAVKFTPAGGKIIVSVNDKKDSIEIRVKDNGIGIPDNMQQAIFERFIQVNKTFTREKEGSGIGLSIVKALVEMHGGTIRIDSKINVGSEFIIDLPIRLVSKDGNKLGGDDLNRKQKINIELSDL, encoded by the coding sequence GTGTTTAAAAATTTAAAAAATGAAATAACAGATGTTAATTTTATTGTAAGTATGGCAATGATAATATGCCTGTTTGTTATAATGTTTGTATTTATTGGAAAAGTTGATTTTAGAGTCATGTATTTCTTTGTTGAAATAATTTTGGACATTATGATTCTTTTTATATTTGTAAGTTCTGTTTCTATATATAAGTACACTGAGAACACATTGATTTTAACTGTAGGTATTGTTTATCTATTCATAGGCGTTTTTAATTTTTGCTCATGTTTTTATGCTGCATATAATCAAAATAGTATAGATTATTTATATAAAATATCAGCTTCTGCATTATATTTTGAAAGTCTGTCTATATTATTTTTAAGTGCAGTAATAGATAAAAAAGTAAAAGTTAAATATTTTTCAATAAGTTGTTTTGCAATTACAGGTGCTGTTATTGCGTATTTATATACACAAAAGTATAATTTGCTGAATTTTTATATAGACCATTTAAATGGTAGTAGATTTTTTTATATTAATGAACTTATATTAATAAGTATATGTATTATTTCCATTTGGCTTTTTATACATAAAAAAGGTAAAATTAAAAATAGAATAGTTTATTATTTTATAATCAGTCTACTTTTTAAAATAATATCTATTTTAGTTTTAAATTTTGGTATTGTTAATAATTTGGTTTGGGTTACTAGTATGATTTTTAAAACTCTATCTATATATGTAATTCAAAATTTGGTTGTGAGCATGTCGATAATAAATCCTTATGAAAAATTATTTTATAAAATAAAAGTGACTAATAAGGAACTTAATGATAAAAATATTGAACTTGAAAAACTTAATGTGCAACTTTCAAATGAAAATAATATAAGAAAATCTGTAAGTAATGTTCTTTTGGAAAGTTCTCAAAGATATATGCAGATACTTCAAATGCTGCCGGATGCTATATTTATTCATGATAATGGTAAATGCACTTTTGTAAATAATATGGGTATAAAATTGCTTAAAATTAAAAACATAGATGATATTATAGGTAAGGATATAGTTGATTTTATACATAAGGATTATAGGGAGAGTGCAAAAGAAAGAATAGACATGGTAAATCGTACTGGAGAGGACTGTCAATTTAAAGAGGAAAAAATTATAAGTACATGCGGCGATGAGACTTACGTTGAAGCTGCCACTATGATGTTTTCCAAAAGTTCTAAATTAAGTATAAGTATAGTTAGAGATATAACGGAAAAGAAAAAGAATGAAGAGAGTAAAAGAATTGTTGAACATGCTCTTTATTATGATAAAATACGTAAAGAATTTTTTGCAAATCTATCTCATGAATTAAGAACTCCTTTAAATATAATTTGTTCTGCAATGCAGTTAATAAAAGTTAGTTTAGAGAATAATGATAGTGAAAAAGTAATGAACTATTTTAATATGATGAATCAAAATAGTTATAGACTTACTAAGATTATAAATAATTTAATTGATATAACTAAAATAGATGCAGGATATTTTTCAGTTGAATTTCATAATGAAAATATTGTAAGTGTTGTAGAAGATATAACTATGTCCGTAATTGAGTTTGTAAAAAGTAAAGGTGTAGATATTATATTTGATACAGATATAGAAGAAAAGATAACAGCAGTTGATAAAGATAGTATGGAAAGAATAATGCTTAATTTATTATCTAATGCTGTAAAATTCACACCAGCTGGTGGTAAGATAATTGTTAGCGTTAACGATAAAAAGGACAGTATTGAAATAAGAGTTAAGGATAATGGAATAGGAATCCCTGATAATATGCAGCAGGCTATATTTGAAAGATTTATACAGGTTAATAAAACATTCACAAGAGAGAAAGAGGGAAGCGGAATAGGACTTTCTATTGTTAAAGCACTTGTAGAAATGCATGGTGGTACCATTAGAATAGATAGTAAAATTAATGTTGGAAGTGAATTTATAATTGACCTTCCAATAAGGTTAGTTTCCAAGGACGGCAACAAATTAGGCGGGGATGACCTTAACAGAAAGCAAAAAATAAATATAGAATTATCGGATCTTTAA